ctaaataaataaaataaaaataaaaaaatgcgagcaattacatggaaccacaagaagtaatgGTTGgtaatgagaagaaaggaaatgaaagatatataatataaaacaaatattttaaaaataaaattaattaaaaagtaaaaaagaaaaagaaattaaaataatagaataaaaataaattaaaataaaaacataaaaaagaaagaaactaaaaagtaaccttATAATTATAGGgtttacacccaattctcaacccGCTCGAGAAGTGGAGAGTGTAATTGCACCAAATTCCCACCTAACCAAGTGATTACCTGGTTAAACAAACATGTCAAATTGTATAAGTACACCCAATTCAATTAcctggctttccaaacaggccctaattGAATTTGTCGATGCAGTATTTGATTAAGCCAGAAATGCTTGCTCGAGCTTTTCAATTTTACCCTCCGATTTAGCATTGGCTGAATAAGCTAGAAATGCATTATTTGCAAAACAATGTGTACATATTCATAGCATAACGAGAAAGgagagaaaaataaaaattaataaaaagaaCAAGTATTGAGCTAAGTTCGTGTTTGTAGACATCATTTGACCCCTGAACTTGACACGAAAACTCaatttagcaactaaacttaagttgtatttatttactccccttaacaacttacgtttcaattattTCCCCCCTCTAGTTGTCTAGACCTGGGCGCGTGTTTGACAGTCTCTGACCCGcgcgttatttttttttttaatttcttttaataGAAATCTATTATTAAATGGGGTAACAGTTATAATACCGTTCCCCCTTCAAATTCCTACACGACCCACCCCTTTAGAACCCTAAATGAATTGTTCTTTATCTTCATCACACCTTCAATCAGCCCCATTTTTTCCTCCATTCATGAAATTTCTTCTTGCTCACACTATTGCTCCTTCATATATGTATTCTTCCTCCACGAAATTTCTCCTCCAAATTTCTGTCCATGATCACACTCTGTTCTAATTCTCAAATTTTGTGGGTTCATAAATGTCTCAAGGTAATTGTTCATCTCACGTAAAATGTAATTGTGGCACCATTGCAAAACACCTCACTTCATCGACTCCTAGTAATCCCGGACGGAAATTCTACAAATGTCCAAGGCCTAAGGTTAGAATTTTTGTttcacaattttcattcaaagtTTATTGTTACTTGAATTTACACTATTAGCATTGTAATGATATTTTTTTCGCTAGGGCAATTTTTGTGGATTTTGGGAATGGGAAGATGAATTGTTCCCTGAAATTCAGTGGAATAATGTTCAAAATTTGACGCCGTCGTTAGATGCGGTCAAGATCGAAAGGGACAAATTGCAAGAAGAATTAATTGCCACTGAGGCTAGACATCTACTTGAAGTGAACAAAATGAAGGAGGAATTAATTGGCTTGAAGAGTAAACAACAATTTGACTTGAAAAAAGTTCTAAACTTGGAGGAGAAACTCACAAATACAAGGATGTTGCTTTTTATTTCATGGGGAATATTTATTGGCTTTTTGGCCGTGTCCTTAATCAACTGAAtttatgttgttgtatgttgTAATCGCGTAGTAGGTAATTTAAAAACTTTATGCTCTTGTTGTAATGTAAATGTCATGGAAGAACTTTATGCTCTTGTTGAAgaattttgttgttatggaaaatattaGCTTCAAAATTGATAGCAAAAGTCGAGAAATTTTATAAATTACTTTAAATAGAGAATCTGGAGACCTAATCTATCATTACGATCTCCGGATCCTCCTTTACATGAACAAAAAACACTATGCGGTTCTCATCTAAACGTGCCTTAAAACACAACACATCCCCTATCCCTAATCCGGCAGCATCAATGAAGGTTTTCCAGCCTTGAGAGAGGCGCGTGTATACATCAACCTTGTATTTCATATTATACTCATGATTGTCGTAATGAACAACAGCGTCCTTGTCGATGTTTGGAAGAAATTCCAGTATGTCAGTTGGAAggatctgcaaaaaaaaaaaaaacatgttagtACCAAAAGAGGTAAAAGGACAATTGAAAATATATAATACGACAACACTTACGAAATCGTCTTTTTCGACGTATGATTTCGTTAATTTTTTGTCAAAACATGCGGCCATTTCCATGTCATCCATGTTAGATGAAAGCTGTCTCTTTAATATCACTATATGAGTTAAGAGTTATTTGAGTTGAGTGAAAGTAAGATGGAAAGAAGGCCTATTTATAGTTGAGTTATAGTGTTAGTGTGATCAAGTAGTAAATGGAGATGTCTCGGATTCACTGTTTTTGACCATCATTCCCAAGTACCAACTATCATTTACTAACTCGGATTCAATGTGTTTGACCACCTAAAAATTGTACAATGCAATTACTTGCATCCATTCAATGTGTTTGACTACTCAAATATGTTTATTGCATTTAGTGTTATACACAACATTGCAGTCACAGCTGTTTCTACTCTCTATGCATTTAATGTCATACACAACATTGCAAGACTGAACTGTCACAAAATCAGGAAATATACAACAGCAGTGCAGTCACAGCTGCTTAATATTGCAAGATTAGAACGTAATACAAGGCAAAATTGCAGTCACAGCTGCAGAATTGATAAAGACTATTGATGAAGACTAAAATAACAAGGCAAAATTGCAGTCACAGCTACCGAATTGATAAAGACTAAAATAAGCCTAAGTGCATATTTGTTTGACAAATGTACATCATCTACCATAATTGTTTCACAAAAACAACATCAAAATCTACAATCACTGCTGCATAACAGTCAGTACCAAAGACATACACATACAGGACTAAACCATTTCAActtcatttttccatttcatttctgGGCAGCTGATGAACTTGTTTGACTTAAATGATTTAACTCAGAAACTTTGGCCTTTGTTTTCATTCTCTTTTGTCCTCTCATCTCTTGAAGACCTTGTTGTGTTATAGCTGGACTCTTTTTCCATTTTAGTCCTCCTGGTCTTGGTTTGTGATGACCGAGACTACCAGTGACTACTGCTGAATTCATAGCCATGGTTGAAGACTGATTTGGCATTCCAGGATGCATTAACAAAATAGAACTCCATTAGGCTAGATTGTTTGCAGTAAATGGTTAAAGAGGATGCAAACTTACATTGACAATTTTGAAACCACTTTGGGTTTGAAGCACTCCCATTCCCACAACTCTTGGCCTCTTAAAGGGTGCCCCTCTTCCACTAACTGATGCACTTGCATCAGAAGCCTAAGTCATATTTAAGGTGCCAAACACTTAGAATTGTAAAATTGATTAAGTGGTAGTTTAACAAGTTAAGTAATACCTGTGATGTAAAAGACTGCCCCCTAGCCTTTCTAGATTGAAATGCTCTAGCAGCCATGGGTCCTCTAGCCCTTCTAGATTGAAATGCTCTAGCAGCCATGGCCTAATTCAAATTTAAGTAGTTAGTCTCAATGTAAGACTCTAATATTTAATCAAGTagtaaataacaaggaaagtttTTACCTGTTTGGTAGAACCTCTTGGTCTTCCCCTTCCTCTACTTGGTTGAGAATTACTTGGTACTGTAGAAGAACCAACACTTGACCTTGTTGAACTGCACTTGTCCCTCtccttcttcctcttcctctgcCTCTCATAGATTGTGGATTCATAGGACAACCCTTCTTATTGTGACCCTTTGCAGGGCAAAAGCTACAGGTCATCtcaacaccttttttttttctttttttctcaacACCTCTTTTTGACAGCTTCCCTGTCTTGTTTTCTGTCTGATCCTTTCTTCTACACTTCCTTGGCCTACCTGGCAGCTTTTTAATATCAGGTGGGAGGACAGAAGGATTGGTTGACTTTGGTCACATTGCCATATTAGTAACAGGTTGAATGAATGAGTTGTAGGTTTTGAGATAAGTGTCCTTAGTGTACCAATGTGCAACATAGTCAATAGGTTCCAATTTTATGAAATGAAGTGCAGATATGGCATGACAGCACTGAATCAATAACTAAGAATACGTTACCTTTTGCATATATGAAAGAGTTGTCAAACCAGTCCCATCTCCAAGCTCAAGATTATGCCTGAATGTTGACAAACCATCTCCAAGTAAAAGTATTCTCAACTTCAACCACTGCCTAAGCCAGTGGTAGCATCTGGTTGTTCCCATCCTTGCAAACAGCCACAAGCAATTGGCCTTTACCCCATCCAACCTAATTGGTCTCCTACAACCAGCCTTGAATGCCTTCTTCATGACATCAAAACATATATAAAAGGACTGAAACATTTTGATTCCACCTTCAAAAGTTTCTTCACTCAGCCTAACCACACATGTGCTACCTGGATTAGTCCTTAAAAGCTCATCCCTATAATCCAAAATTCTTTTGAACTCCTCCACATTGTCACCCATGATATGTTGTTCTAGCTTTCCTTGCCACAGTCCTACCAATATACACCTCcaattcctttcttaccaaattttGGAACTCAAAAATTCTAATTCCAGGTTCAGAAATAATTCTATCCTTGTACCTTTCTGAAATATATAAAGAATTTACCAACTTGTTCTTTGTTGTGCCATTGCACTTGTGAATAGGATTATAATTCTTCACAACAAAATAATTTGTTTTAGAATCATAACTGGCAAACAATAACCATGGACAACCAGCAGTACACTTTACCCTCACCCTAGTTGGTTCATTGACATAGTTATCCAACTCTACATGTTCTTGAACTGAGTATCTAGTAATTGCCTTTCTAAACTATTTAACACTTTCAAATGCAAGACCAGTCTCCCAAACTATTTCTTTACACTTAGGATAAAAAATAACCCTATTTTTAATTCTTTTGGTCTCCTAGACTTTTTGGTAGGCTTTTCAACCACACATTCATCATCGGCTTCATCATCAGTCTCTATTTCAAAGCTAACAGGTTCATCTGAGTCATAAAATGGCTCATCCCCACCCAATTTTCCTTCAAATGTACTGTTACTCCTAGATAAATACTCATCATGTCCCATATCTACAACCTTTGGCCCTAAATCTATCCCTTCAAATC
The nucleotide sequence above comes from Lycium barbarum isolate Lr01 chromosome 3, ASM1917538v2, whole genome shotgun sequence. Encoded proteins:
- the LOC132630315 gene encoding uncharacterized protein LOC132630315, whose product is MSQGNCSSHVKCNCGTIAKHLTSSTPSNPGRKFYKCPRPKGNFCGFWEWEDELFPEIQWNNVQNLTPSLDAVKIERDKLQEELIATEARHLLEVNKMKEELIGLKSKQQFDLKKVLNLEEKLTNTRMLLFISWGIFIGFLAVSLIN